One Sphingomicrobium marinum genomic window carries:
- a CDS encoding 2'-5' RNA ligase family protein has product MSGALIVTAALERRIHDRLTGERKAHFPAERNYLDAHLTMFHALPPSCESEAESLLKRIANDCKPPRARLSDVISLGRGVAYKVESDDLRRIRDVIADHFHGMLSAQDSQGWRPHITIQNKVKPFEAKALLDEKRETFEPRPLDIIGLSLHRYMDGPWEKLGSWRFRGLDIA; this is encoded by the coding sequence ATGAGTGGTGCCCTGATCGTCACGGCTGCGCTTGAGCGGCGGATTCATGATCGGCTGACCGGGGAGCGCAAGGCGCATTTCCCCGCCGAGCGTAACTATCTCGACGCGCATCTAACCATGTTCCACGCGCTCCCGCCCAGCTGCGAGAGCGAGGCGGAGAGCCTGCTCAAGCGTATCGCCAATGACTGCAAGCCGCCCCGCGCGCGTCTGTCCGACGTGATTTCGCTGGGCAGGGGCGTGGCATATAAGGTCGAATCCGACGACCTGCGGCGCATCCGCGATGTCATCGCCGATCATTTCCATGGCATGTTGTCAGCGCAGGACAGCCAAGGCTGGCGTCCGCACATCACGATCCAGAACAAGGTCAAACCGTTCGAGGCGAAAGCATTATTGGACGAGAAGCGCGAGACCTTCGAACCCCGACCGCTCGATATTATCGGGCTGTCGCTACACCGCTACATGGATGGGCCGTGGGAAAAGCTGGGAAGCTGGCGCTTCCGCGGGCTCGACATCGCCTAG
- a CDS encoding potassium transporter Kup, with product MSAATQEQSKSAQTKLAAGAVGIVFGDIGTSPIYAFRETFSGHHTLVPDALHVYGVLSLIFWSMMTIVTLKYVTLIMRADNKGEGGSLALLALVTRKGENKAWTRSIVLLGVFATSLFYGDSMITPAISVLSAVEGLTTVSPAMQPLVIPIAVGILIGLFSVQRFGTSGIARFFAPIMLVYFVTLAGLGLSHIPDHLPVLWEMLDPYNAIHFFLTEPTRALFALGSVVLAVTGAEALYADMGHFGRGPIRISWLAFVMPALLLNYLGQGALILSNDLQTAQAMAQNPFFFLAPEAMRLPLVLLATLATIIASQAVITGAFSVTQQAIQLGFIPRLRIEHTSEDAAGQIYIPAINWALMISVIALVLTFGSSSNLAAAYGIAVTGAMLIDTVLIAVVFLVLWKWKKRYVLPLLALFFIVDIMYFGANLLKLPEGGWVPLIIGAIVFTLLTTWAKGRKRLLKRINAEVMPLDIFCASTVKRATRVSGTAVFLTTSTHGVPHSLLHNLKHNKVLHERTFLLTVKIADEPRVPSSKRIEITDHGGGMYRIVLHYGFMDRTDIPASLRKLKKFGGPCRDIETSYFLGRQTLLASGARGPRALRETLFSWMMRNSESAMTFFRLPANRVVELGSQLKL from the coding sequence TTGAGCGCTGCGACGCAAGAACAGAGCAAGAGTGCTCAGACGAAGCTTGCTGCCGGTGCCGTCGGTATCGTGTTCGGCGACATTGGTACCTCGCCAATCTATGCGTTTCGCGAGACTTTTTCGGGTCACCACACGCTCGTTCCCGATGCCCTGCACGTCTACGGGGTCCTGAGCCTGATCTTCTGGTCGATGATGACCATCGTGACGCTGAAATATGTCACGCTGATCATGCGTGCAGACAATAAGGGCGAAGGGGGCAGTCTTGCATTGCTCGCGCTGGTGACGCGAAAAGGCGAAAACAAGGCCTGGACCCGCAGCATTGTCCTGCTCGGCGTGTTCGCGACCTCGCTCTTCTACGGCGACAGCATGATCACCCCGGCCATTTCCGTCCTCTCCGCTGTCGAGGGGCTGACGACCGTCTCCCCGGCAATGCAACCGCTGGTTATCCCGATCGCGGTCGGGATCCTCATCGGACTGTTCAGTGTGCAACGCTTCGGCACGAGCGGCATCGCGCGCTTTTTCGCTCCGATCATGCTGGTCTATTTCGTGACGCTGGCGGGGCTCGGGCTCAGCCATATTCCCGACCACCTCCCGGTCCTGTGGGAAATGCTCGATCCGTACAACGCCATCCATTTTTTCCTGACAGAGCCCACGCGCGCGCTGTTCGCCTTGGGGTCGGTGGTGCTGGCAGTCACCGGGGCGGAAGCGCTTTATGCCGACATGGGGCATTTCGGGCGCGGCCCGATCCGGATCAGCTGGCTCGCATTCGTCATGCCAGCTTTGCTGCTGAATTATCTGGGGCAGGGGGCGCTGATCCTGTCGAACGACCTCCAGACCGCACAGGCCATGGCGCAGAACCCCTTCTTCTTCCTCGCGCCAGAGGCGATGCGCCTGCCGCTGGTATTGTTGGCAACGCTCGCCACGATCATCGCAAGCCAGGCGGTCATCACCGGCGCCTTTTCGGTAACGCAGCAGGCGATCCAGCTGGGCTTCATACCGCGCCTGCGTATCGAACATACGAGCGAGGACGCGGCCGGGCAGATCTACATACCGGCGATAAACTGGGCTTTGATGATCTCGGTGATCGCGCTGGTCCTGACTTTCGGTTCATCGAGCAATCTTGCCGCGGCCTACGGTATCGCGGTCACCGGCGCGATGCTGATCGATACCGTGCTTATTGCCGTCGTGTTCCTTGTCCTGTGGAAATGGAAGAAGCGATACGTGCTGCCGCTGCTCGCGCTCTTCTTCATTGTCGACATCATGTATTTCGGTGCCAACTTGTTGAAGCTGCCCGAAGGCGGCTGGGTGCCGCTGATTATCGGCGCGATCGTTTTCACGCTGCTGACAACGTGGGCCAAGGGCCGGAAGCGGCTGCTCAAACGGATCAACGCCGAGGTGATGCCGCTCGACATTTTCTGCGCCTCCACCGTGAAGCGCGCGACGCGCGTGTCCGGTACGGCGGTGTTCCTTACGACCTCGACGCACGGCGTTCCGCATTCGCTGCTGCACAATCTCAAGCACAACAAGGTGCTGCATGAACGCACCTTCCTGCTGACGGTGAAGATCGCGGACGAACCCCGCGTGCCGTCGAGCAAGAGGATCGAAATCACGGATCACGGTGGCGGGATGTATCGCATTGTGCTGCATTACGGCTTCATGGACCGCACCGACATCCCTGCCTCGCTTCGCAAGCTCAAGAAGTTCGGCGGCCCGTGCCGGGACATCGAGACCAGCTATTTCCTGGGCCGCCAGACACTGTTGGCATCTGGCGCGCGCGGGCCGCGGGCCCTTCGAGAGACGCTGTTTTCTTGGATGATGCGCAATTCCGAAAGCGCGATGACTTTTTTCCGCTTGCCGGCCAACCGTGTCGTCGAACTTGGGAGCCAGCTTAAGCTATGA
- a CDS encoding DUF3775 domain-containing protein, protein MEPVTPLETLCRIIIRAREYEAQVPTNYDADESPDNVDGNDDDEAYSVLDDDINTSVEEELEGIIDDLADDQQAELLAFVLVGQGDYDADEWSEALEAAGEESQITEVLLETPMLASVLETGMAAFELDCEGIGSVT, encoded by the coding sequence ATGGAACCTGTGACCCCGCTGGAAACCTTGTGCCGGATCATCATTCGCGCTCGCGAATATGAAGCGCAGGTTCCGACCAATTATGACGCCGATGAAAGCCCCGACAACGTCGATGGCAATGACGATGACGAAGCCTATTCGGTGCTCGACGACGACATCAACACCAGCGTCGAAGAAGAGCTGGAAGGCATCATCGATGACCTTGCCGACGACCAGCAGGCTGAACTGTTGGCGTTCGTCCTGGTCGGCCAGGGCGATTATGACGCCGATGAATGGAGCGAGGCGCTAGAAGCGGCTGGCGAAGAAAGCCAGATCACCGAGGTCCTGCTGGAAACGCCGATGCTGGCCTCCGTACTCGAAACCGGCATGGCCGCATTCGAGCTGGACTGCGAAGGCATTGGTTCGGTCACCTAG
- a CDS encoding glycosyltransferase — MAELEALNLNSPPGVRWIKERYFPLRAKFALACTLAFSWMTLSIWLSLPWLQELASVIGFVLAVFVITFIAYVPGFMNAFLLSTLLLDRQPRRKALSIYPGVSVLVAAYNEEDAICDTLESLARQRYPGEVEIMVLNDGSSDKTVKLARSKIRSLGFKSNIKARVIDFKVNRGKSAVLNDGLDKSKHDLVATIDGDSWVKHDGLRKLVERLLSDPPETEAVAGAVMVRNSRDNFLCRAQEWDYFHGIASVKRMQGMYHGTLVAQGAFSLYSRKALVEAGGWPECVGEDIVLSWAILDQGYRIGYADDALAFTNVPDNVRQFALQRKRWSRGLMEAFRSHWRLLFRRRMSTLFIWWNVCFLPLDLVYTLVFIPGLVLACFGKFYIAGPLTIAVLPLTILWNGIIFRIQSEVYRREGLIVRRNLRGFLFYALAYSLLLQPVCVWGYAAELLGLRKRWDTK; from the coding sequence GTGGCGGAGCTGGAAGCGCTCAACTTGAATTCCCCGCCGGGGGTGCGTTGGATCAAGGAACGCTATTTTCCTCTTCGTGCGAAATTTGCGCTCGCCTGTACGCTCGCCTTTTCTTGGATGACTTTAAGCATATGGCTGTCGCTCCCTTGGTTACAGGAACTCGCGTCAGTCATCGGTTTTGTCCTCGCCGTTTTTGTAATCACCTTTATCGCGTACGTCCCGGGTTTCATGAACGCCTTTTTGCTCTCGACGCTTCTGCTCGACCGACAGCCGCGACGAAAGGCTTTGAGTATTTATCCTGGCGTTAGCGTACTTGTGGCAGCGTACAACGAAGAGGACGCTATCTGCGATACGCTCGAAAGCCTCGCGCGACAACGATATCCCGGCGAGGTCGAAATAATGGTTCTTAATGACGGGTCGAGTGATAAGACGGTCAAGCTCGCTCGCAGCAAGATCAGGAGCCTAGGATTCAAAAGTAACATCAAAGCGCGCGTTATTGACTTCAAAGTCAATCGCGGAAAATCAGCTGTACTAAATGATGGGCTAGACAAGTCCAAACACGATCTCGTTGCGACAATCGATGGCGACTCTTGGGTGAAGCATGACGGCTTGCGCAAGCTTGTCGAGCGCCTACTTTCGGACCCGCCGGAAACCGAAGCGGTCGCAGGCGCGGTCATGGTTCGAAACTCGCGCGACAATTTTCTATGCCGCGCCCAGGAGTGGGACTACTTTCATGGCATCGCCTCGGTAAAGCGAATGCAGGGAATGTATCATGGCACTTTAGTCGCTCAAGGTGCCTTCTCCCTGTACAGCCGCAAGGCACTCGTGGAAGCGGGCGGCTGGCCCGAGTGCGTGGGCGAAGACATTGTTTTGTCTTGGGCGATCCTCGACCAAGGGTATAGGATAGGTTACGCGGACGACGCGCTTGCCTTCACAAATGTTCCAGACAACGTTCGGCAGTTTGCTCTCCAACGAAAACGTTGGTCGCGCGGGCTTATGGAAGCGTTCAGGTCTCATTGGCGGTTACTATTCAGGCGGCGCATGTCGACGCTGTTTATCTGGTGGAATGTCTGCTTTCTACCGCTCGATCTCGTATACACGCTAGTTTTCATCCCAGGCCTCGTGCTCGCGTGTTTTGGTAAGTTCTATATCGCAGGTCCACTAACTATCGCGGTCTTGCCTCTGACGATACTCTGGAACGGAATTATTTTCCGCATTCAGTCCGAAGTCTATCGGCGCGAAGGGTTGATCGTGAGACGCAATCTGCGCGGATTTCTTTTCTACGCGCTCGCTTACAGCTTGTTGTTGCAGCCAGTTTGCGTCTGGGGATACGCGGCCGAGCTGCTCGGCCTGAGGAAAAGATGGGATACGAAATGA